The sequence below is a genomic window from Oscillatoria sp. FACHB-1406.
CATTCTTCATTGCCTCAGCGCGATCGCGATCTCCATTTAGGCTGAGGCTGTTGGGAGTCGTCGTCCTTAAAATAACGGTGGTAGTAAGTATACGATCCCGAACTATACTCATTCACTCCATTAGCAATTAAGCCCAAAGGAGACGACTGAGAGACTCTCAAACCATCGAGGACTTGTTTGAGGAGGGCGCGATCGGTTCTGCCCAGGCGGACGACTAACACCAAGCCATCAGCATGAGGAGTCAAAAACTTTGCATCTGCTAGCGCAAACAGCGGCGGCGTATCAAAAATAATAAAATCATAATCTTCGCGCAGCTTAACGATTAAATTTCGCATTTTCTGCGAAGAAAGCAAGCGCGTTGGGTCGGGGGGAATTTGACCGGCAGTAAGAATATAAAGATTGTCTTCAATCGGCGATCGCTGGATCAAATCATTGACATCAATCTCCATCGAAATCGCGTGGGAAAGTCCCCAAACATTGGGCAAATCCGTCATAACGTGGATTTGGGGGCGACGCAAATCGGCATCCACCAACAACACTTTCTGCCCCATCGCTGCGGCGGCTTGAGCGAGGTGATAAGAAGTCGTCGATTTCCCCTCCAACGGCATGGACGAGCTAATCGTCAAGACTTGCAGCGGGCGATCCGGACTGATAAACGATAGGTTGGCGTGGAGGGAGCGAAACGCTTCCAGGAAAGGGGAAGCGCGATAGCGAGGCACGGCGGGGAAAAAGACGGGAGATTTCTCCCCAGATCCCTCAGCCGAAGCGCTTTTTCGCCCGCGCGCTAAGAACGGTCGATCGCGACTCTCCCGGCGTTGCGGAATCAGCCCCAAAACGGGCAGCCCCAAACTTTCCTTAATCTCATCAAGAGAGTGCAGGCGAACGTCGAGTTTTTCAGCTAAGAGGGCAGCGCTTAGCCCTGCTAAAATACCGGCCATCGAAGCCACGAGCAAGCCCCGAGTGACGTTCGGTGAAATCGGTGCAGTGGGAAGCGGCGGCGCAGAAATCAGTTCCCAAGACATCGTGTGCTGCGCTGATTCGATCTGTAAATCCTCCTGAACCGAGAGGAAGCGATTTAAACTTTCGGTTGCGATTTGGAGTTGTCGCTCTAGGTCGGTATATTGACGAGTTAATTGCGCCATTTCCTGAACTTGCCGCGCGGTTTGTTGCTCGGCTTGCGCTAAGGCGTTATCCCGCACTGCCAGCACTTGTTTTTGGTTGGTGACTTCGATTAATTTTTGGGTGAGTTGCAAGCGAACGGGGTTAGGAGAAGCGCTCATCGATTCCGCGCGAGCGTTGGTGGCGCGCCCGACGACGGCGACGGCTTCTTCGTTTAATAGCGGCAGCAAATTATTGCGTCGCTTAGTCAGAGCGCGCATCACGGGGCTTTCGGGAGTAAAGCGCGCTCGCTCGATCGCCATTTTGGTTTCGATGTCTTGGAGTTGGTTGAGCAAGGTTTGGTAGCGGGGCGCTTCGCTAAGCGCGGAAACGGTCATGGCTTGGTCGAGGGGTAAGCCGAGTTGACCTTGAATGGTTTGGGAGAGTGATTCGGCTTGACTGAGTTCGGCTTGGGTATTTTGGCGATCGCCCCTTAAGGATAAAAGGCGATCGGAAACTTTCTCGCCTTGAGCTTTCGGATCCATGAGGTTATGCTGCTGCCGAAACCCTTGAACGCGAGCCTGCAAGCCATCGACGCGCTGTTTGAGGACGGGCAGTTGCTCTTCGACGAAATCTAAGCCTTTGCGGTTGCTGGTTTTTTGTTCGCGTTTCGAGTATTCAATAAAACCTGCCGCGAGGCGATCGAGTACGAATTTAATCCGTTGGGGATTGGTGTCGGTATAGGTTACTTCAATCAGCTTCGTTCCCTCAAAGCGTTCGAGCTTGAGGTTGCCCACGAGCATTCCGTAATCCATTTCTGGATACTTGGTTTTAATCGCGGCGACGATGGGTTCGAGTTGCGCTGGACTGCGAAGGACTTGAATTTGGGTGTCGTAGTCGAGGCGCAGCCCGAGTTGTCCGGCGAGGCGCTGACTGAATTGATCGAAACGTTCGTCCCCTGCGATTGGCTCGACGAGGAGGCGAAACTGACTTTGGTAGCGCGGTACTTCTCGTAAGACTTTAGAGGCGACTAGAGAGCCTACGGCTAGGGATACTGCTAAGAGCAATAACCAACGACGGCGCGCGATCGAGATTAATTGCCGGGGGTTTAACGACTCTTCGTTCTGCTTGGGGAGCGCGGGAGGATTGAGCGGTAGCTTTGGCGTGAGGGGATTGTCGTTGCCACTCGGGAAGGGAGGTTGGGGATTTGAGTTAAACACCATAGCACCCAAGAGGTAGAGTTTTGCGAAAAGAATTGCAAGGCGCGCCGTTTTCTGGAGATTTCATTCGCTCGAGGGATGCTGAGCCTCGAGGGGGTGAAATGCAGGGAGTATCATCCTTAATGATAGCGCTCTCGGTCGGCTCAGTTGCAGTCGGAGGGAGGATTTTTCTCTCGGTAGAACTCTTGTCCGATGGTGTAGAAAGAGGGCTGTTTGAACCGTCTCAACAGTTGCCATTTTCTGGGGTTGAGGAGAGAGTGCTTACTTGGTTCGACGCGAACTAAGGCTGTTTGGGTTGCTGCCTTTCGCCGTCGCGCGCGTAATCTCCTTGTAGCCATTCTTCGAGGCTCTGACTGGCAGCAGCGAGAGTGCTGGAGGATAGGGCAATCTGGAAGGTTTCTTGGCTCCATTGCGCGATCGCTTTTAACAAGGTTTTCCGAACGCGGCTGAGTTGCCGAGAGACTTGATATTGTTTTATATCCAGTCGCTCGGCAATCTGGGTTTGCATCAACCCTTGACAGTAATATAGCTGCAAAATTTCTTGACTTTCGGTATCGAGTGTGCATACTGCCTCGAACAACCAGCGGTTGAGGTCAGTCTGTCGTTGGCGGCGAAGGTTTTGTTCCTCGGATTCAATCCAAGTTTCGAGGAGGGAGGAATCAAGGGTTGCGGAAAGTTCCTCGAGGGGTTCGCGAGTATCGAACGACGATCGCGGTTCGTTGAGGGAGACTTGGGAGGGATAAAAGCGATTGCGGGCGAGGCTAGCGCATTCAAGCAGCCAAGTTTTGAGGGTTTCGGGACTGACGGTTTCGAGGGGGCGATCGCGATGGTATAGTGCTGCGATCGCGTCCCAAGTGGCCCAATCGGGGGCGTTGAGATGGCGCGTTCCACTGGCTCGGGTGGGTTGATAGACGGTTTTAAAACAAGTCCAAGCGAGTTGGTAACGCGAGATCGTCTCTTCGCTGAAACCCGTCTCCTGCAACACTTCCCGAAAACTGCGCTTGCTCAATTTGCGCAGCAACCCCCAATCGCTGCACAAATCGACTTCTCCGGATTGTCGCAGCGTTTCTTGGATTCTGCTGCGAAAGGCAACGCGGGCGTAATCGTCCAAACTGCTAGAGCGTTCGGGATCGTAGCTTTTGAGGATTTTTGGCGTTGATGCGATCGCAATTTGGAAGTAGTCGGCTACCTGATAATTGGAATCAAAGAAGGCCACTCGACTCGAAATTTTCAGACTGTCGCGCATTTTTTTCGCCACCCCATAACAGGTTTCTTGCAAATAAGCCGAGAGATGAGCGATCGCTAAGCGTGCAGTTGGACTGTTGGGTTTATCCTGCCAAACTTCCTGCCAGTAATTCGTCCAAAACTGGAGCGGCGGTGAATTTTCTCCCCTTTCTGCTTCGTATTTCGCGATGCAGCGCATTATACTGCGTCGTAAAGGCGGATCGCTCTGCCAGCCTCGAGGGCGATCGCCATCGAGTCGCAGAAAAGTAGAAAAGATTTCAACTAGATCTCGACGGGAATACATGAATAGCGAACGAGAAACAGTTATTAGTTATAATTCGTAATTCGTAATTCGTAATTCGTAGTTCGTAGTTCGTAGTTCGTAGTTCGTAATTCGTAATTCGTAATTCGTAATTCGTAATTCGTAATTCGTAATTCCCCATTCATAACTCATAATTCATAACTCATAATTCATCATTCATAATTTCCCCATTCATAACTCATAATTCATCATTCATAATTTCCCCATTCATTATTCATTATTACGCGCTCGCGGGTTGAAATATTCGCTCAATCCTTCTCCTAACAAAGATAACCCCGTTACCATCAGCGTCATTGCCAAACCCGGATACAGCGCCGTCCACCAAATCCCCGTCGGTAAAGCATCCAGCGCTAATTTCAAATCGTGTCCCCATTCCGGGACTTCTTCGGGCAATCCCAATCCTAAAAATCCTAAGCCGCCGAGGATAAAAATCGCATTCGCGGTATTGAGGGTAAAAAGGACGGGAATGCTTTGCAGGACGTTTAGGAACAAGTAGCGAGAGAGAACGCGCGCCGGAGATGCACCGAGTGCTTTTGCGGCTTCGATGAACAATTCGGTCTTAACGCTGGTGGTTTGGTTGCGGACGACGCGATAGTATTGGGGGATGAAAGAGATGCTCACTGCGATCGCGGCGTTCAATATTCCCCGCCCCACCACAAACGCCAGGGTCATGGCTAGCAACAGTTTCGGGAACGCATAGATGCTATCCATCACGAACAGCAACACCTTATCCAACTTCCCGCCTAAATAGCCGCTAATCAACCCCAACGGTACGCCCGCCAGCAGCGATAGCGTCGTCGCCAGCAGCACGACTTGCAGGGCAGCCTGCGCCCCAAATAGCGTTCGCGAAAATACATCGTAGCCTTGTCTAGAGGTTCCGAACCAATGTTCCGCACTCGGCGCTTGACTGATGGGATTGCTTAAGGATTCCCTCGGATCTTGCAACCATCCCCAAGCTTGAAAGGCCGAACCAAAAACGGCAACAATAACGAAGAATAGAGTAATTATCAGCCCGATGATGGTTAACTGAGTGGAAAGCGTCGGGCGACTGAACCAGGACAATAGGCGCGGGAGGGGTTTGGAAACGGCCATGCAAGATTTGGGGAAGCGGAATTTTTAAGGCGTAACGAGCTTACGCATCTTAATTTTAGGGTAAGAGCATTGAATTGCCGACCCTTTCTTATACCAGTTTCCCGAGTTTGGACGACACATCTTGACGCTGAAACCTCTAGCCTATCTAGGCTTCTTCATTTTTAATTTTTAATTGGTATTAATCTTGCTGAATTTTGAATTAATGCGCAACGGTTGCTCGTTCTTAAAACTGCTCGCGAGGCTAATGTCGATTAAAATCAAATCGGGGAGAAGTTCGCTGTTGCGTTTTACTTCTCCCCGATTATTTGACGGGCCTGGAGGGACTCGAACCCCCGACCTTGTGGTCCGTAGCCACACGCTCTAATCCACTAAGCTACAGGCCCCGATTTCGTTGTTTAGTCAACGATTTATAATAATAGCGCAACCTCTACTCATAATGCAAGATCTTTTTGGAAATTTAACGCATATCGACGATCGCGGTCAGGCTCAAATGGTGGATGTGTCGGCGAAACCGGCAACCCGTCGGGAAGCGATCGCGGCGGGGCAGGTGCGGATGCAGCCCGAAACCCTAGAAGCGATCGCGGCGGGCAATGCCCCAAAAGGCGATGTTTTAGGCACGGCTAAGCTCGCTGGAATTATGGCAGCCAAACAAACGGCGCAATTAATTCCCCTCTGCCACACCATCCCCTTACATAAAGTCGAAGTCCAAATTCAGCCCAATCCCCAGCTTCCCGGCTACGAAATCCAAGCCACAGCCGTCACGAAAGCGGAAACGGGCGTAGAAATGGAAGCCCTCACCGCTGTTACGATCGCCGCCTTAACCCTTTACGATATGGCTAAAGCCCTCGATAAAACCATGCAAATTGAAAACATTCGTTTGCTGAAAAAAACCGGCGGTAAATCGGGAGATTTCGTCACAGAAGCGCCTTGAGGGGTAGCTCGGACTGGTACAATAGATCGATAGCTCGATTAAACAATCTTTGCGAACTCCCAGCGCTGTATCACGGCCTTAGCTCCTGCGAGCGTCATGCACTGAAAGTTCTACCCCCTGACAATTATTCGCTAGAGCGCTGATTACTGATAACTGAATCGGTGTTCCCTAACAACTCACAACCCATTCACTGAATAACTGATTACTGACTATGCCTCCCCGTTGGCCTCGCGAACCCGACCGTAAAGATCCAGCCTATCGCCGCTTGGACGATCGCATGAACTTTGCGATTCATGTTGCCACCTTTGCCGCTTTTAACTCGGGCTTGTGGTTTTTCTATCTGTTTGCTCATTCGGATTGGGACTGGACGAAGTGGGTAACGGGCGTTTGGGCAATCCTGCTTTTAGCCCACTTGATTTATATTGCCGCGATCGCGGATTATTCTCTGGAGAAAAATGGCTAACTCTAACGCTAGCGAAGCTCTCGAAGCTTTAGCTGCTGAAATTGGTGAAAATATTTATATCGATGTGGCGAAATGGCATCTGTATCTAAGCGATGCCCATCTTCATACGACAGTCGCCGATCGCACTTCATCCCTGATTGAGGACGATAGCATTTCCGAAGCAGCCGTCCGCAAAATCTTACAAGCGATCCCCGTCCAACTTGGCGGCGGAAAAGCAGAACTTCCCCTCGCCGATCTCGTTCCCACCTCGGGAGTCTCCCGGTTGGTCGAAATCCTTGAGGATTATCGGGATAAATTGTAAGCAATCATGAAGGAGCGGAAAAATATCGCACTGATTTCAGTTCACGGCGATCCCGCCGTTGAAATCGGTAAGGAAGAAGCAGGCGGGCAGAATGTCTACGTGCGTAAGGTTGGGGAAGCACTGGCTCGTTTGGGCTGGACGGTTAATCTCTTCACCCGCGCCACAGACTCCGCCCAACCTAAAATTATCGAGCATTGCCCGGGGTGTCGCACAATTCGCTTGGTAGCAGGTCAGGAAAAGTTTATCCCGCGCGACAATATCTTTGGCTATGCGGGGGAGTTTGTTGAGAATTTACTCGCTTTTGAAAAAGAAAACCAGATCGAGCATCAACTTTTTCATACCAACTATTGGATTTCCGGCTGGGTGGGGCTACAGCTTAAACAGCAATTATCGCGTCCGATGGTACATACTTACCATTCCCTGGGAGCGGTGAAGTATCGTTCGATCCAAAAGATTCCCGCCATTGCTAACACTCGCTTGCAGGTGGAAAAAGACTGCTTGGAGCAATCGAATCGCACCATTGCCACCAGTCCTCAAGAACTCAATCATATGCGCGCTTACGTCTCGAAGTTGGGGAATATTGAAATTATTCCTTGCGGGACGGATATCGAGCATTTTCAAGCGCTCGAGCGCGTTGTAGCTCGAGAAAAATTGGGGATCGCCACCGATGCTAAAGTAGCGTTTTATATCGGGCGGTTCGACGAACGCAAGGGGATTGAAACCCTCGTGCGCGCGATCGGGCGATCGCAGTTTCGCGACGATCCGCATTTAAGCCTGATTATTGGCGGCGGATCGCGCCCCGGACACAGTGACGGAGAGGAACGGGAACGGATCGAAGCCATCGTTGAGGAATTGGAATTAGATGAGATCGTAAGCTTTCCCGGACGCATCAGCGACGAGGATTTACCGCTTTATTACGCTGCTGCCGATGTTTGTGTCGTTCCCAGTCACTACGAACCTTTCGGATTGGTGGCGATTGAAGCGATGGCGAGTGGAACGCCCGTGGTGGCAAGCGATGTCGGCGGATTGCAGTTTACCGTTGCCAGCGAACAGACGGGTTTGCTCGTACCGCCTAAAGATGATGCAGCGTTTGCCGCTGCCATCGATCGCATCCTCGGAAACCCCGAATGGCGCGATCGTCTCGGCAGCCAAGCGCGCAAGCGAGTTGAAGAGAAATTTAGCTGGGATGGGGTCGCCGAACAACTCAGCGCATTATACCTTCAAATTTTAGCCGATACCTAATAAATTGCCCTTCTGGGCGCGATTTTGAGAAATCAAAAATAAATGGGGATCGCAGGTGAATTTTCTTCACCTGCGATCCCCTCTCATTGCATAAAAATTAACAGGAGAGAAACACCATCAGAGCCAAGCACCGAAAGCAGCAATTAACAGATCGCGCCAAGTGGCTTTGGATTATTGGTTCTATCGGAATGAGTCGTTGCGCAAGACGCAAGCTGGTATTTAACGATGTTGGCGAGTTCTTGTAGTTGACCGATCGCTTCAGCCCCTTCAAGTTTCATTAACTCGCGATCGTCGCGCATCTCCGTCCAAGTGATGCCATAGTCGGAAACTAAGAAGCGAATCAGATGATTTTCCCCCAAGCTGACCATAAACGAAGCGCTGGTCATGAGATCGCCACAAGTGTAGCAAGACGCGAGATAGCCTCGATTTTCTAAAACCGTTGCCAAAGCTTGGAGGTTCATTACCAAGTCTTTAACAAATTGTCGGTGTTGTTGTGCAAGTCTGAGAAACACGTTGTTTGTCCTCCAAACACCACTGTGTTATTGTAAACCCTCTTAACACTTTTTTAAGATTTTAACCTGTCGCGAGAGGGATGGCAGTATTCATAAAGCTTTTAAACTCGACAAACCGTTTGTGATGAGCTTTTACTTTGAATGCCTCCTCTCTCACCTTAACGTTACAATCGCGAGATTGGCAGCCTTTATAAGAAATTCAAGTAAGATATTCAACTTTCTTGACAAATTGTGAAATTTGTCATTTCCTCAACGCTTTAAACCCCAGAAGTACCGCCCCACTTGGCTTTCAAGTTCTTGGATGGTGCGAGCCGAGACTTCGGAAACGATCCCAACCTGCCTTAAACTGTCGTTTCAGCCTCGAGGTAAGCGCAGTCAGTCTCCTCGCTAAAGCAAACAAACGTTACGCACTCTAAGGAATTGTGCTGGGATTGGAACTGGCGAACGACAGAAAACGCAATCCTAGCAGCTTGGGGAATTGGATAACCGTAAACGCCGCAACTGATTGCCGGAAACGCGATCGTTTTTACCCCATTTTCGAGCGCCAACTGCAAGCTGGAGGTATAGCAAGAAGCCAGCAACTCAGCCTCCCCGTGGTTTCCGCCGCGCCAAACC
It includes:
- a CDS encoding polysaccharide biosynthesis tyrosine autokinase, encoding MVFNSNPQPPFPSGNDNPLTPKLPLNPPALPKQNEESLNPRQLISIARRRWLLLLAVSLAVGSLVASKVLREVPRYQSQFRLLVEPIAGDERFDQFSQRLAGQLGLRLDYDTQIQVLRSPAQLEPIVAAIKTKYPEMDYGMLVGNLKLERFEGTKLIEVTYTDTNPQRIKFVLDRLAAGFIEYSKREQKTSNRKGLDFVEEQLPVLKQRVDGLQARVQGFRQQHNLMDPKAQGEKVSDRLLSLRGDRQNTQAELSQAESLSQTIQGQLGLPLDQAMTVSALSEAPRYQTLLNQLQDIETKMAIERARFTPESPVMRALTKRRNNLLPLLNEEAVAVVGRATNARAESMSASPNPVRLQLTQKLIEVTNQKQVLAVRDNALAQAEQQTARQVQEMAQLTRQYTDLERQLQIATESLNRFLSVQEDLQIESAQHTMSWELISAPPLPTAPISPNVTRGLLVASMAGILAGLSAALLAEKLDVRLHSLDEIKESLGLPVLGLIPQRRESRDRPFLARGRKSASAEGSGEKSPVFFPAVPRYRASPFLEAFRSLHANLSFISPDRPLQVLTISSSMPLEGKSTTSYHLAQAAAAMGQKVLLVDADLRRPQIHVMTDLPNVWGLSHAISMEIDVNDLIQRSPIEDNLYILTAGQIPPDPTRLLSSQKMRNLIVKLREDYDFIIFDTPPLFALADAKFLTPHADGLVLVVRLGRTDRALLKQVLDGLRVSQSSPLGLIANGVNEYSSGSYTYYHRYFKDDDSQQPQPKWRSRSR
- a CDS encoding 2TM domain-containing protein, whose amino-acid sequence is MPPRWPREPDRKDPAYRRLDDRMNFAIHVATFAAFNSGLWFFYLFAHSDWDWTKWVTGVWAILLLAHLIYIAAIADYSLEKNG
- a CDS encoding macro domain-containing protein, giving the protein MSIINYQLFKLLAECRTLGSCKTGSAKITRGYNLPAQYIIHTVGPVWRGGNHGEAELLASCYTSSLQLALENGVKTIAFPAISCGVYGYPIPQAARIAFSVVRQFQSQHNSLECVTFVCFSEETDCAYLEAETTV
- a CDS encoding ABC transporter permease, which translates into the protein MAVSKPLPRLLSWFSRPTLSTQLTIIGLIITLFFVIVAVFGSAFQAWGWLQDPRESLSNPISQAPSAEHWFGTSRQGYDVFSRTLFGAQAALQVVLLATTLSLLAGVPLGLISGYLGGKLDKVLLFVMDSIYAFPKLLLAMTLAFVVGRGILNAAIAVSISFIPQYYRVVRNQTTSVKTELFIEAAKALGASPARVLSRYLFLNVLQSIPVLFTLNTANAIFILGGLGFLGLGLPEEVPEWGHDLKLALDALPTGIWWTALYPGLAMTLMVTGLSLLGEGLSEYFNPRARNNE
- a CDS encoding sigma-70 family RNA polymerase sigma factor, translated to MYSRRDLVEIFSTFLRLDGDRPRGWQSDPPLRRSIMRCIAKYEAERGENSPPLQFWTNYWQEVWQDKPNSPTARLAIAHLSAYLQETCYGVAKKMRDSLKISSRVAFFDSNYQVADYFQIAIASTPKILKSYDPERSSSLDDYARVAFRSRIQETLRQSGEVDLCSDWGLLRKLSKRSFREVLQETGFSEETISRYQLAWTCFKTVYQPTRASGTRHLNAPDWATWDAIAALYHRDRPLETVSPETLKTWLLECASLARNRFYPSQVSLNEPRSSFDTREPLEELSATLDSSLLETWIESEEQNLRRQRQTDLNRWLFEAVCTLDTESQEILQLYYCQGLMQTQIAERLDIKQYQVSRQLSRVRKTLLKAIAQWSQETFQIALSSSTLAAASQSLEEWLQGDYARDGERQQPKQP
- a CDS encoding DUF3181 family protein — translated: MANSNASEALEALAAEIGENIYIDVAKWHLYLSDAHLHTTVADRTSSLIEDDSISEAAVRKILQAIPVQLGGGKAELPLADLVPTSGVSRLVEILEDYRDKL
- a CDS encoding glycosyltransferase, whose amino-acid sequence is MKERKNIALISVHGDPAVEIGKEEAGGQNVYVRKVGEALARLGWTVNLFTRATDSAQPKIIEHCPGCRTIRLVAGQEKFIPRDNIFGYAGEFVENLLAFEKENQIEHQLFHTNYWISGWVGLQLKQQLSRPMVHTYHSLGAVKYRSIQKIPAIANTRLQVEKDCLEQSNRTIATSPQELNHMRAYVSKLGNIEIIPCGTDIEHFQALERVVAREKLGIATDAKVAFYIGRFDERKGIETLVRAIGRSQFRDDPHLSLIIGGGSRPGHSDGEERERIEAIVEELELDEIVSFPGRISDEDLPLYYAAADVCVVPSHYEPFGLVAIEAMASGTPVVASDVGGLQFTVASEQTGLLVPPKDDAAFAAAIDRILGNPEWRDRLGSQARKRVEEKFSWDGVAEQLSALYLQILADT
- the moaC gene encoding cyclic pyranopterin monophosphate synthase MoaC, which produces MQDLFGNLTHIDDRGQAQMVDVSAKPATRREAIAAGQVRMQPETLEAIAAGNAPKGDVLGTAKLAGIMAAKQTAQLIPLCHTIPLHKVEVQIQPNPQLPGYEIQATAVTKAETGVEMEALTAVTIAALTLYDMAKALDKTMQIENIRLLKKTGGKSGDFVTEAP
- a CDS encoding DUF1815 family protein, which translates into the protein MFLRLAQQHRQFVKDLVMNLQALATVLENRGYLASCYTCGDLMTSASFMVSLGENHLIRFLVSDYGITWTEMRDDRELMKLEGAEAIGQLQELANIVKYQLASCATTHSDRTNNPKPLGAIC